A part of Pectobacterium cacticida genomic DNA contains:
- a CDS encoding heme ABC transporter ATP-binding protein: MTDVTRNHTLVARHLCYQTHGRRLTDDVSLTLHTGEIVAMIGPNGAGKSTLLRLLTGYLTPDEGECLLAGIPLAQWQPGALAKTRAVMRQQSGMAFAFSVRDIVAMGRAPHGRYANNDRVVQQVMAQTGCLELARRDYRQLSGGEQQRVQLARVLAQLWHPEPTPGWLFLDEPTSALDLYHQQHLLRLLRQLTRAQPLSVCCVLHDLNLAALYADRILLLHEGKLVAQGTPAQVLQADTLTHWYHADLSVGSHPDYPLPQVYLRQ, from the coding sequence ATGACTGATGTAACACGCAATCACACATTGGTCGCCCGACATCTCTGTTATCAAACCCACGGCCGCCGTCTGACCGATGATGTGTCTCTGACGCTTCACACTGGGGAAATCGTGGCGATGATTGGGCCTAACGGCGCGGGGAAATCGACGCTGCTACGTCTACTAACGGGGTATTTGACACCTGACGAGGGGGAATGTCTGTTAGCCGGAATCCCCCTAGCGCAGTGGCAGCCGGGCGCCTTGGCAAAAACGCGAGCGGTAATGCGTCAGCAGAGCGGCATGGCATTTGCGTTTAGCGTGCGGGACATCGTGGCAATGGGCCGCGCCCCTCATGGGCGTTACGCCAATAACGATCGCGTCGTGCAACAGGTGATGGCGCAAACCGGCTGCCTGGAACTGGCAAGACGCGACTATCGTCAGCTTTCCGGCGGAGAACAGCAACGCGTGCAGCTCGCTCGCGTGCTGGCGCAGTTGTGGCACCCCGAACCGACGCCGGGGTGGTTATTTCTTGATGAGCCGACCTCAGCACTGGATCTGTATCACCAACAGCACCTGTTGCGCCTGCTCAGGCAGCTTACGCGCGCGCAGCCGTTATCCGTGTGCTGTGTTCTGCACGATCTGAATCTGGCGGCGCTGTATGCCGACCGCATTCTGCTGCTGCACGAAGGGAAGCTGGTTGCACAAGGCACACCCGCGCAAGTATTACAGGCAGACACGCTAACCCACTGGTATCACGCCGATCTCAGTGTCGGTTCACATCCTGACTACCCCCTTCCGCAGGTGTATCTGCGACAATAG
- a CDS encoding lipoate--protein ligase A — protein MSSLRLLLSDSYDPWFNLAVEECIFRQMPTTQRVLFLWRNAETVVIGRAQNPWKECNTRRMEEDGIKLARRSSGGGAVFHDLGNTCFTFMAGKPEYDKSVSTQIVLDALRSLGLTASASGRNDLVVETADGVRKVSGSAYRETKDRGFHHGTLLLNADLSRLADYLNPDRKKLQAKGISSVRSRVANLVELLPSIDHQVICQAVTQAFFDYFGERCDPEIISPTSYPDLPGFAEQFARQRSWEWNFGQAPDFSHLLDNRFTWGGIELHFDVERGVIVRAQIFTDSLNPAPLEALACALQGTAYRPEDMAATCQALIAAFPEQHNELQELTDWLTQNLR, from the coding sequence ATGTCTTCTCTGCGTTTACTTCTGTCCGATTCCTACGATCCCTGGTTTAATTTAGCGGTTGAGGAGTGCATCTTTCGTCAGATGCCTACCACGCAGCGGGTGTTGTTTTTATGGCGTAATGCGGAAACCGTGGTCATTGGTCGTGCGCAGAACCCGTGGAAAGAGTGTAACACTCGGCGGATGGAAGAGGATGGCATTAAGTTAGCGCGCCGCAGTAGCGGCGGAGGGGCCGTCTTTCACGATCTCGGTAATACCTGCTTTACCTTTATGGCGGGGAAACCGGAGTACGATAAAAGCGTTTCAACGCAAATTGTATTGGATGCATTGAGATCATTGGGGTTAACGGCCAGCGCGTCGGGGCGTAACGATCTGGTGGTGGAAACCGCGGACGGCGTGCGCAAAGTGTCTGGTTCCGCCTATCGTGAAACCAAGGATCGGGGTTTCCATCATGGCACGCTACTGCTGAATGCTGACCTCAGTCGGTTAGCGGATTATTTGAACCCGGATAGGAAAAAGCTTCAGGCGAAAGGCATTTCGTCCGTCCGTTCGCGCGTCGCCAATCTGGTGGAACTGCTGCCTTCTATCGATCATCAGGTGATTTGTCAGGCGGTGACGCAGGCCTTCTTTGACTACTTTGGCGAACGCTGCGATCCGGAAATAATTTCCCCCACTTCCTACCCGGATTTACCGGGTTTCGCTGAACAGTTTGCGCGCCAGCGCAGCTGGGAATGGAATTTCGGTCAGGCGCCGGATTTCTCGCATTTACTCGATAACCGATTTACCTGGGGCGGCATTGAATTGCATTTCGATGTGGAACGCGGCGTAATTGTTCGTGCGCAGATCTTTACCGATAGCCTGAATCCGGCACCGTTAGAAGCACTGGCGTGTGCATTACAAGGAACGGCCTACCGCCCAGAGGATATGGCGGCAACGTGTCAGGCACTGATTGCCGCTTTCCCCGAACAGCACAATGAATTGCAAGAACTGACAGACTGGCTGACGCAAAATCTACGTTAA
- a CDS encoding protein adenylyltransferase SelO: MQQTPLFNNHYFRHLPEFYSTLAPTPLQGARLLYHSEGLAAELGLSPDGFTPEQDDVWSGARLLPGMEPLAQVYSGHQFGMWAGQLGDGRGILLGEQQLPDGRSVDWHLKGAGLTPYSRMGDGRAVLRSVVREFLASEAMHHLGIPTTRALTIVTSTHPVQREQEEKGAMLMRVAESHVRFGHFEHFYHRREPEKVRQLVEYVIARHWPQWQHDKRRYEWWFSDVVERTARLITHWQAVGFAHGVMNTDNMSILGLTIDYGPYGFLDAYQPRFICNHSDHRGRYAFDNQPAVGLWNLHRLAQALSGLMDSDALTRALACYEPALMKHYGTLMRAKLGLFTASAEDNDVLVGLLRLMQQEGSDYTRTFRLLADSEKQTSHSPLRDEFIDRSAFDSWFATYRKRLMQEDQGDDERRRLMNATNPKYILRNYLAQMAIERAENDDISVLARVHQALCQPFDEQPEKGDLAALPPEWGKHLEISCSS; encoded by the coding sequence ATGCAGCAAACACCGTTATTCAATAACCACTATTTTCGCCACTTGCCGGAATTCTATAGCACGCTGGCACCGACACCATTGCAGGGAGCGCGCCTGCTTTATCATAGTGAAGGGCTAGCTGCGGAACTGGGTTTATCTCCCGATGGGTTTACGCCAGAACAGGATGACGTCTGGAGCGGCGCGCGTTTGTTACCAGGAATGGAGCCGTTGGCGCAGGTGTATAGCGGCCATCAGTTTGGCATGTGGGCCGGTCAACTGGGCGACGGGCGCGGTATTCTGCTGGGGGAGCAACAGTTACCCGATGGCCGTAGCGTGGACTGGCACCTGAAAGGGGCGGGGTTGACGCCGTATTCGCGAATGGGCGATGGCCGCGCCGTGCTGCGCTCGGTGGTTCGTGAATTTTTAGCCTCGGAAGCGATGCATCATCTGGGGATCCCCACCACACGGGCGCTGACGATCGTTACCAGTACGCACCCGGTGCAGCGTGAGCAGGAAGAAAAGGGGGCGATGCTGATGCGGGTGGCGGAAAGCCATGTGCGCTTCGGCCATTTTGAGCATTTCTACCACCGCCGTGAACCAGAAAAGGTACGTCAACTGGTAGAGTATGTGATTGCACGCCACTGGCCGCAATGGCAACACGATAAGCGCCGCTATGAATGGTGGTTTAGTGATGTGGTCGAACGCACCGCCCGGTTGATTACGCATTGGCAGGCGGTCGGTTTTGCGCACGGAGTAATGAACACCGATAACATGTCGATCCTGGGGCTGACTATCGACTATGGTCCTTATGGCTTTTTAGATGCCTATCAGCCCCGTTTTATTTGTAACCACTCCGATCATCGCGGGCGCTATGCCTTTGATAATCAGCCGGCAGTCGGGTTGTGGAATCTGCATCGGCTGGCACAGGCGCTATCGGGGCTGATGGACTCAGATGCGTTGACGCGTGCGCTGGCATGTTATGAACCGGCGCTAATGAAGCACTATGGCACATTGATGCGCGCCAAGTTGGGCTTGTTTACCGCGAGCGCGGAGGATAATGACGTGCTGGTCGGACTGCTGCGTCTGATGCAGCAGGAAGGCAGTGATTACACCCGCACGTTTCGCCTGCTGGCAGATAGCGAAAAGCAGACATCGCACTCGCCGCTCCGTGATGAGTTCATTGACAGGTCCGCGTTCGATAGCTGGTTTGCGACTTATCGCAAAAGGCTGATGCAGGAAGATCAGGGCGATGACGAACGTCGTCGTCTAATGAATGCGACGAATCCAAAATATATTCTGCGTAATTATCTGGCGCAAATGGCGATTGAACGGGCGGAAAACGACGACATCAGCGTGCTTGCACGTGTGCATCAGGCGCTGTGCCAGCCGTTTGACGAACAGCCGGAGAAGGGCGATTTAGCGGCGTTACCGCCAGAGTGGGGCAAACATCTGGAAATTTCCTGCTCCAGCTAA
- a CDS encoding FecCD family ABC transporter permease, whose product MTARFHPRSWLIALLLLLVALMVGAANMGALTLSLKMLWQAPFDDPIWHIWLNIRVPRVLLAILVGGALACSGAIMQGLFRNPLADPGLLGISGGAALCVALTIVLPISLPPLLALYSPMFAAFAGSLAITAIIFILSRSEQGGLTRLLLAGIALNALCVALIGVLTYISTDQQLRQFSLWGMGSLGQAQWPMLLVASTLAIPAMIATLYYARRLNLLQLGDEEAHYLGVNVTRTKHTLLLLSSLLVGVAVAVSGVIGFIGLIIPHLMRMHLGADHRWLLPGAILGGACLLLFADTLARTLLSPAEMPVGLVSSLIGGPYFFWLIVQHKGRSND is encoded by the coding sequence ATGACAGCACGGTTTCACCCGCGATCGTGGTTGATTGCCTTACTGTTATTGCTGGTGGCACTGATGGTCGGCGCGGCGAATATGGGTGCGCTGACCCTCTCGCTTAAGATGTTATGGCAAGCGCCGTTCGACGATCCTATCTGGCATATTTGGCTGAATATTCGTGTTCCCCGCGTACTGCTGGCGATACTTGTTGGCGGTGCGTTAGCCTGCTCCGGGGCGATTATGCAGGGATTGTTTCGCAATCCGCTCGCCGACCCTGGTCTACTGGGTATCAGCGGCGGCGCGGCGCTCTGCGTCGCACTGACTATCGTACTGCCGATAAGCCTTCCCCCTTTGCTCGCGCTCTATAGCCCGATGTTCGCCGCTTTTGCGGGCAGCCTGGCGATTACAGCGATCATTTTCATCCTCAGCCGCTCCGAACAAGGGGGATTAACGCGGTTATTGCTGGCCGGCATCGCGCTTAATGCGCTGTGCGTCGCGCTGATCGGCGTATTGACCTATATCAGCACCGATCAACAGTTACGCCAATTTTCACTTTGGGGCATGGGTAGCCTCGGTCAGGCACAGTGGCCGATGTTGCTGGTTGCCAGCACGTTGGCAATCCCCGCCATGATCGCGACATTGTACTATGCGCGTCGTCTCAATTTATTGCAGTTAGGCGATGAAGAAGCGCACTACCTTGGCGTCAATGTGACACGCACCAAGCACACGCTGCTGCTGTTAAGCTCGCTACTGGTGGGCGTTGCGGTGGCGGTAAGCGGAGTGATTGGTTTCATCGGCCTTATCATTCCGCATTTGATGCGCATGCATCTGGGGGCCGATCATCGCTGGCTCCTCCCTGGCGCTATCCTCGGCGGCGCTTGTCTGCTGCTCTTCGCCGATACGCTGGCTCGCACGTTACTTTCGCCAGCAGAAATGCCCGTAGGGTTAGTCAGCAGCCTGATTGGCGGCCCCTATTTCTTTTGGCTGATCGTTCAGCATAAAGGACGCAGCAATGACTGA
- the btuD gene encoding vitamin B12 ABC transporter ATP-binding protein BtuD, with amino-acid sequence MPKVSSILQLKQVSVLPRLLPMTAELHCGELLHIIGPNGAGKSTLLARIAGLQAGGGEVYLAGMPLSQYSAADLAVRRAYLAQQHSPLALMPVFQYWQRHQPPLAEENAVEEVVHLLAEHLKLTDKLARPLAQLSGGEWQRVRLTAALLQIWPTINPHARLLLLDEPFNSLDVAQQAALDLLLSELCRQGVAVVMCAHDLNHSAQHADRVWLLSEGALVAQGNTADVMLPDVLSPIFGVAFHCVDVDGHRWLMTRRA; translated from the coding sequence ATGCCGAAGGTCTCTTCTATATTACAGCTAAAACAGGTGAGCGTCCTGCCACGCCTGTTGCCGATGACAGCAGAACTGCATTGCGGTGAACTGCTGCACATCATTGGCCCGAATGGCGCAGGGAAAAGCACCTTGCTGGCTAGAATAGCGGGCCTGCAAGCTGGTGGCGGCGAAGTCTATCTGGCTGGCATGCCGCTGTCACAGTATTCAGCAGCAGATTTGGCCGTGCGTCGCGCCTATCTTGCTCAGCAACATTCCCCACTGGCGTTAATGCCGGTTTTTCAGTATTGGCAACGACATCAACCGCCGCTGGCTGAAGAAAATGCGGTTGAAGAGGTCGTACATCTTCTGGCGGAACACCTGAAGTTAACCGACAAACTCGCGCGTCCGCTTGCACAGCTGTCAGGCGGAGAGTGGCAGCGTGTTCGGTTGACGGCGGCGCTGTTGCAGATTTGGCCGACCATCAACCCGCATGCTCGCCTACTGTTGCTCGATGAACCATTCAACAGCCTGGATGTGGCGCAGCAGGCGGCGCTTGATCTATTACTTAGTGAACTCTGTCGTCAAGGCGTAGCTGTTGTGATGTGCGCGCACGATCTGAACCATAGCGCCCAACACGCGGATCGCGTGTGGTTGCTGTCTGAAGGGGCGCTGGTAGCGCAGGGCAACACGGCGGATGTCATGCTACCAGACGTATTGTCGCCCATATTTGGTGTGGCGTTTCACTGTGTGGATGTCGACGGTCATCGTTGGCTCATGACGCGTCGCGCCTAA
- the btuC gene encoding vitamin B12 ABC transporter permease BtuC: protein MQSLPPGNTRLKRVTSLPYYRQLKLQQCRRDRRSVILLLVFLVLTLVISLCAGEHWIWPTAWLDDTQRLFVWQLRLPRTLAVMLVGASLAMSGAVMQAVFANPLAEPGLLGVANGAGVALVLTVLLGQGVWPVWTLSLSAIAGALLITFLLLHFARRHISNTRLLLVGIALGIICSAVMTWAVYFSTSLDLRQLMYWMMGGFSGIDWRHLWLMLTLLPLVLWLSRQGAALNGLTLGEIQARQLGIPVYRWRAILVLVMGIQVGLSVALAGIIAFVGLVIPHMLRLCGLTDQRYLLSGCAFAGGGILLLADTVARIALSSAELPIGVVTATLGSPWFIWLLLRHRW, encoded by the coding sequence ATGCAGTCATTACCACCGGGTAATACTCGGCTTAAACGCGTTACGTCGTTACCCTATTATCGTCAGCTAAAATTACAGCAATGCAGGCGCGATCGCCGTAGCGTGATACTGTTATTGGTGTTTCTAGTGTTGACGCTGGTGATTAGCCTGTGCGCCGGAGAACACTGGATTTGGCCGACGGCCTGGCTGGATGACACTCAGCGACTGTTTGTCTGGCAACTGCGGTTACCCAGGACGCTGGCGGTGATGTTGGTGGGCGCCAGTCTGGCGATGTCGGGCGCGGTCATGCAGGCTGTTTTTGCCAATCCGCTGGCGGAACCGGGGCTGTTAGGGGTGGCAAACGGCGCTGGCGTGGCGCTGGTATTAACCGTTCTCCTAGGGCAAGGGGTGTGGCCAGTTTGGACGCTCAGCCTGAGTGCGATTGCCGGTGCGCTGCTGATCACCTTTTTGTTACTCCATTTCGCCCGTCGTCATATTTCCAATACCCGTTTACTCCTGGTTGGCATCGCGCTCGGCATTATTTGTAGCGCGGTGATGACCTGGGCGGTTTATTTCAGTACCAGTCTCGATTTGCGTCAATTGATGTATTGGATGATGGGCGGTTTTAGTGGGATTGACTGGCGGCACCTCTGGTTAATGTTAACGCTGTTGCCGTTAGTGCTGTGGTTAAGCCGCCAGGGGGCGGCGCTTAATGGGTTAACGCTGGGTGAGATACAAGCTCGACAATTAGGCATTCCTGTCTACCGTTGGCGCGCGATCCTTGTGCTGGTCATGGGGATTCAGGTGGGGCTAAGCGTGGCGCTAGCCGGTATTATCGCGTTTGTCGGATTGGTGATTCCGCACATGTTGCGGCTGTGTGGGCTAACCGATCAGCGGTATTTGTTGAGCGGATGCGCATTCGCCGGTGGGGGAATTCTGCTGCTGGCGGACACGGTAGCGCGCATCGCGCTCAGTTCAGCCGAGTTGCCGATAGGCGTGGTTACCGCTACGCTGGGATCGCCGTGGTTTATCTGGCTGTTATTACGCCACCGATGGTAG
- a CDS encoding glutathione peroxidase, protein MSTEIYAIPLTTIDGKTITFAAFKGKVALVVNVASQCGLTKQYEALEKLYATYRDKGLVVLGFPSNEFAGQEPGSEAEIEAFCRGTFGVEFPMFSKINVNGENRHPLYQLLIRQQPEANRTWKSDFFARLVNKGRKPKNPEDILWNFEKFLVDRKGRVIERFAPDMSPDHDIIVTAIERALAE, encoded by the coding sequence ATGAGTACTGAAATCTATGCTATTCCGCTGACCACGATTGACGGTAAAACGATCACATTTGCCGCGTTCAAAGGAAAGGTTGCTCTCGTCGTGAACGTCGCCTCGCAATGCGGCTTGACGAAACAATACGAGGCATTGGAAAAACTCTACGCGACCTATCGCGATAAAGGGCTGGTCGTGCTGGGGTTCCCCTCTAACGAATTTGCGGGGCAAGAACCCGGCTCGGAAGCGGAAATCGAGGCATTTTGTCGTGGAACATTTGGCGTTGAGTTCCCGATGTTCAGCAAGATTAACGTTAACGGTGAAAACCGCCATCCGCTCTACCAGTTGTTGATTCGTCAGCAGCCGGAAGCTAACAGAACCTGGAAGAGCGACTTCTTCGCGCGCTTGGTCAATAAAGGCCGTAAGCCTAAGAACCCTGAAGACATTCTGTGGAATTTTGAGAAGTTTCTGGTGGATCGTAAAGGGCGTGTGATTGAACGCTTTGCGCCGGATATGTCGCCTGACCATGACATTATCGTAACAGCCATAGAGCGGGCATTGGCAGAATAA
- a CDS encoding NlpC/P60 family protein, with protein sequence MIGLRYGLMLRHGLILASLILVGCSSSRYNNPPPNARLSDPIMVMVQLDDQLGQWYKTPYRYGGLDRNGVDCSGFVYLTFRDKFGLQLPRTTEAQTELGERVDRDNLLPGDLVFFKTGSGGSGLHVGIYDKDDQFIHASTSQGVIRSSLDNVYWKRAYWQARRI encoded by the coding sequence ATGATAGGTTTACGATATGGTTTGATGTTACGACACGGTTTGATCCTCGCCAGCCTGATTTTGGTTGGGTGTAGCAGTAGTCGGTATAATAACCCACCGCCTAATGCGCGGCTGAGCGACCCGATCATGGTCATGGTGCAATTAGACGATCAATTGGGACAATGGTACAAAACGCCTTATCGCTATGGCGGGCTGGATCGTAATGGTGTCGATTGCTCCGGTTTCGTTTATTTGACGTTTCGCGATAAGTTTGGCCTACAATTGCCGCGCACCACGGAAGCGCAAACCGAGTTAGGTGAGCGCGTCGATCGCGATAATTTGCTACCGGGTGATTTGGTCTTTTTCAAAACGGGCAGCGGCGGCAGCGGGTTGCATGTCGGCATCTACGACAAAGACGACCAGTTTATCCATGCTTCCACCAGTCAGGGCGTTATTCGTTCGTCACTGGATAACGTGTACTGGAAACGGGCTTACTGGCAGGCTCGCCGCATCTAA